A portion of the Phyllopteryx taeniolatus isolate TA_2022b chromosome 15, UOR_Ptae_1.2, whole genome shotgun sequence genome contains these proteins:
- the prrc2b gene encoding protein PRRC2B isoform X4, with protein sequence MSDRLGQITKSKDGKSKYSSLSLFDKYKGKSIEAQKNSAVPRHGLQSLGKVAAARRMPPPAHLPSLKSENKGNDPNVIIVPKDGTGWANKPEQPDQKSSVASIPQLPESQLQLASQKSVSNLQKPPPVANQENTNTGGPKQWAQLNGKAVEQDDVTSWREGGGRNLQPSSLTLGLPAADPEGKLTALGETGTPPPMSHPSSVTSTASSSVVVTAAVVAQPPSVDTKEPSLRPAQPLRRTAVPSALQHQLHHTSNAVYHDMLPAFMCSKETRETSGTDHITATVAAPARFDSKPTFRQTYSKPELVNGDIRRENRFVRAPPRLSSQPIRRPGDRSQRPAIINPEDLKDLDDLDNDCEDGWAGLHEEVDYSEKLKFSDDEDEHSASDKNKIWPEWERENRRDCPSSLSSGECPEESYSYHHQEPPRKTSSRYLSADTQSVKNHSEPAIDPEDHQRQSQPPARAKFASPELSEAVERARRRREEEERRAREERLAACAEKLKKLDEKFGKTDRQALRTEEGLKDGECKEAPLSPNRDHIKAHHDNCQYNAKDECSSDNSPSPSFREELSFPAYRSSEDDAQDPSSPSGDYGGRQPSKPVPPRFQKQPQQHQQQEQVYKMQHWQQPGHQASSGSNHTQRGYYPPHVLGFDPRWMMMPPFMDPRVSQGRSPVDYYPGPVHSSGMMKPLMHQDRLNSPSSDEGHPNLHQERRPPSTEPYPVWSQDGYPMRSFTPPYQRQHENQDNSQLDDRSGLSSSQQGTYEERACDGGTHAQEDHLHHHSFQSRALDRDHHNQGLLTGAQIHTQHHADKEYPKQDSRDRHLKDSPDSNNESFDASKDNWKRDGRINAQSQWSDSNTVLSQPSETTGRTLTRRTGPIKKPVLKALKVEDKENEKPKPEPEEKPVPYRLEKEVLTNVYDLKKDNQPVSNRHSGSPVVEKQPEERQRQSPAPSKVERPPVINQSEESPRESVWDTNKFQPQRDVQENTEPQAPRRNNWIFIDEEQAFGGVRGSGRGRSRGFRDYNSRGGGRGVRGAYNNSAGQAQRTGRGRALPRELKVEEFQRGKPRRRNVSETLSETSEYEELPKRRRQKGSENGEGYSESVEARKADQESWRSNKVYTEDQAAADFREKAKVSRGFVGRMLPPRLNTGNYTRSYGASREMSTWRGRGPQFGSSGGSLQENGYAPGADMGFSRKPPAERESLKYHTKFTGSFVENGSEEREGEYYFDPDNPDRQALRRRRPPRQDKPPRFRRLQQEREPGSNQWTSDEYINGDLANPWPCRPKGSGEDNWPSGPYTGGRSGQHPQTEEWETASDNSDFSDWREKRGGSGGAPTQGHADVLSDSCHGEVGSIEKRELSKRSFSSQRPLIERQNRKGESSLLETSKMTRAPDNPQSAPSNRNDTWQNGGTSCKSRSPEESGPIYIIDQSEERERNESTGKNFDKPGPIKPDIVEPLPQYELRAYPIEEDAGGPVSNPDAYQDTLSKKQRRPQEDDRRRKDQGVAVPVKNRSVASKIPPRFAKKQGGMSIEQPEDTLSSSNLGTEIWETNSSALSVQSSGGDSWTKQMSYTGSEPNSEDSDAGPEQSKEQHKPGPIGNERSLKHRKGSEAVDRLEGGPITPVNGVDLHVDTVLPVPPIEFGVSAKDSDFSLPPGSTPVPVSNPVNKLQDPLTVNTIPMLRSNHLQPSINLNPLSFPSTDLTLKMESARKAWENSQSLPEQGSPSGGTSGVPPTCSVGSSSGVSYSTFGGVSMPPMPVASVAPSMSMQGNHIPPLYLDGHVFPSQPRLVPPTMTQQQTYQQAAAQQIPISLHTSLQAQLGLRGGLPVSQSQEMFNSIPPYRSQVYMHPNLSQPSPMVLSGGAPLKGPYSPFPGMQPSDMVKSSSGSHYQPMNGSQQLVYDSQLNQGPSIGSSQLMDSQLIQVTMPLPASQLRYGSAQQHLILPQSIQLQQSQNLSVGGPRRMIPPGSQPVMPGSREGSQLEMKGFQFSDKPSHSPGMPGGSYRPGSASPSGKPSGPGGPVGPLPPHHYTQQVSPAQGGLVMHMRPTTSGPFPSPIQRPVMQVNKPVIIRSPLYPNPGRDLSHSTPPSAPDPPIKGPEDGMKSKSLREVRKAVGEGKVPIGGITSQLQEPLASTGHIKPPRTGTIKPQGVKVEEGKA encoded by the exons ATGTCCGATCGTTTGGGGCAAATAACCAAGTCCAAGGATGGGAAAAGCAAGTACTCCTCACTCAGCCTGTTTGACAAGTACAAGGGAAAATCAATAGAAGCTCAGAAAAACTCAG CAGTTCCACGACATGGCTTGCAGAGTCTTGGCAAAGTGGCCGCAGCCCGGCGCATGCCCCCACCTGCTCACCTACCGAGCTTGAAGTCTGAAAACAAAGGAAACGATCCCAACGTGATTATTGTCCCGAAAGACGGTACAGGATGGGCAAACAAGCCGGAACAACCCGATCAAAAGAG ttctGTTGCATCAATACCTCAGCTGCCGGAGTCGCAGCTGCAGCTGGCTTCACAGAAGTCTGTCTCCAATCTTCAGAAGCCACCGCCAGTAGCCAACCAGGAG AACACAAACACAGGTGGACCAAAGCAATGGGCCCAGctaaatggaaaggcagtcgaGCAAGATG ATGTGACCAGCTGGAGGGAGGGAGGCGGCAGGAACCTCCAGCCCTCATCCCTGACCCTCGGCCTGCCAGCAGCGGACCCCGAGGGCAAGCTCACTGCACTAGGGGAGACTGGCACCCCTCCCCCCATGTCCCACCCCTCTTCCGTCACCAGCACTGCCTCATCTAGCGTCGTCGTGACAGCGGCGGTAGTTGCCCAGCCGCCGAGTGTGGACACTAAGGAGCCCTCCCTGCGTCCCGCTCAGCCTCTCCGCAGAACAGCGGTCCCATCAGCCCTGCAGCATCAGCTCCACCACACTTCCAATGCAGTCTACCATGACATGTTGCCGGCTTTT ATGTGCTCCAAAGAGACCCGTGAAACTTCAGGTACAGACCACATCACCGCTACTGTAGCAGCACCAGCCCGATTTGACAGCAAACCTACTTTTAGACAGACTTACTCTAAACCTGAACTTGTCAA TGGTGACATTCGAAGAGAGAACCGATTTGTACGTGCGCCGCCTCGACTGTCATCCCAGCCCATCCGTCGGCCCGGCGACCGATCACAACGACCTGCCATCATTAACCCTGAGGATCTGAAGGATCTGGATGACCTGGACAATGACTGTGAGGATGGATGGGCTG GTCTCCATGAAGAAGTTGATTACAGTGAGAAGCTCAAGTTCAGTGATGATGAGGACGAGCACTCAGCCAGTGATAAAAACAAGATCTG GCCTGAGTGGGAAAGGGAGAATCGACGCGACTGCCCGTCATCCCTCAGCTCGGGTGAGTGCCCTGAAGAGAGTTATTCTTACCACCACCAGGAGCCTCCGAGGAAGACCAGCAGCAGATACCTCTCTGCAGACACCCAA TCAGTGAAAAACCACAGCGAGCCGGCGATTGACCCAGAAGACCACCAGCGGCAGTCTCAGCCCCCAGCAAGGGCAAAGTTTGCGTCGCCCGAGCTTTCTGAGGCCGTCGAGAGGGCCCGCAGGCGTCGCGAGGAGGAAGAGCGGCGTGCACGTGAGGAACGACTGGCGGCCTGTGCAGAGAAACTCAAAAAGCTGGATGAGAAATTCGGGAAGACTGACAGGCAAGCCTTAAGGACAGAGGAGGGCCTCAAAGATGGAGAGTGCAAAGAAGCACCCTTGTCTCCCAACAGAGATCATATTAAAGCGCACCATGACAACTGCCAGTATAATGCAAAAG ATGAGTGCTCCTCAGACAACTCCCCGAGCCCGAGTTTCCGTGAGGAGCTCAGTTTCCCCGCCTATCGCAGCAGTGAAGATGATGCCCAGGATCCCTCCTCCCCCTCTGGGGATTACGGCGGACGCCAACCTTCAAAGCCTGTTCCACCCCGCTTTCAAAAACAACCCCAACAGCACCAGCAGCAG GAGCAGGTCTACAAGATGCAGCATTGGCAGCAGCCTGGCCATCAAGCCTCATCTGGCTCGAACCACACACAACGAGGCTACTATCCACCGCATGTCCTAGGGTTTGATCCCCGCTGGATGATGATGCCGCCTTTCATGGACCCACGCGTCAGCCAAGGACGATCTCCCGTCGACTACTATCCTGGTCCTGTCCACTCTTCTG gaaTGATGAAACCCCTGATGCACCAAGACCGCCTGAACAGTCCCAGTTCTGATGAAGGTCACCCCAACCTGCACCAGGAGCGAAGGCCCCCTTCCACTGAGCCATATCCTGTCTGGAGCCAAGATGGCTACCCCATGCGCAGCTTCACTCCACCCTACCAGAGGCAGCATGAAAACCAGGACAACAGTCAGCTGGATGACAG AAGTGGTCTGTCCTCCTCCCAACAGGGCACCTATGAGGAGAGAGCCTGCGACGGCGGGACCCACGCTCAAGAGGACCACCTCCACCATCACTCCTTTCAGAGTCGAGCCTTGGATCGAGACCACCATAACCAGGGGCTGCTGACTGGCGCTCAAATTCACACCCAGCATCATGCTGATAAAGAATACCCAAAACAAGACTCCAGAGACCGCCATCTGAAGGATAGTCCTGACTCTAACAATGAGAGCTTTGATGCTTCTAAAGACAACTGGAAACGAGATGGAAGAATCAATGCTCAAAGCCAGTGGTCCGATTCCAATACAGTTCTCAGCCAGCCATCAGAGACCACGGGGCGCACTTTGACACGCAGAACTGGACCTATTAAGAAACCAGTTCTCAAGGCTCTAAAAGTGGAAGACAAGGAGAATGAGAAGCCTAAACCCGAGCCCGAAGAGAAGCCAGTTCCCTACCGTCTGGAGAAGGAAGTCCTGACCAATGTCTATGACTTAAAAAAGGATAACCAGCCTGTCAGCAATAGACACTCCGGGTCACCTGTGGTGGAGAAACAGCCTGAAGAGAGGCAGCGTCAGTCCCCAGCTCCCAGTAAAGTGGAGCGGCCTCCAGTAATAAACCAAAGTGAGGAATCCCCGAGAGAAAGCGTCTGGGACACCAACAAATTTCAGCCACAAAGAGATGTtcaggaaaacacagagcctcaGGCACCACGCCGCAACAACTGGATCTTCATCGATGAAGAACAGGCCTTTGGTGGGGTAAGGGGATCTGGAAGAGGCCGCAGTCGAGGTTTTCGGGATTACAATTCTCGGGGGGGAGGCCGTGGCGTCCGAGGCGCCTACAACAACAGTGCCGGTCAGGCTCAGCGTACAGGCAGAGGCCGAGCCCTCCCGAGAGAGTTGAAGGTGGAGGAGTTCCAGAGAGGCAAGCCACGGAGACGCAATGTCAGTGAGACCCTAAGTGAAACCTCAGAGTATGAGGAGCTACCTAAGAGACGGCGACAGAAAGGCTCTGAAAACGGAGAAGGCTACTCCGAATCTGTAGAGGCTCGCAAAGCTGATCAGGAGTCTTGGAGATCCAACAAGGTGTACACGGAAGACCAGGCTGCTGCTGATTTCAGAGAAAAGGCCAAGGTGAGCAGAGGCTTTGTAGGTCGCATGCTGCCTCCCAGACTGAACACTGGAAACTATACTAGAAGTTACGGAGCCTCTAGAGAGATGTCCACATGGAGGGGTCGTGGTCCTCAGTTTGGTAGCAGTGGTGGTTCCTTGCAAGAAAATGGTTATGCTCCAGGAGCTGACATGGGTTTCTCACGTAAACCCCCCGCTGAGCGTGAGTCTCTTAAGTACCATACGAAATTTACTGGCTCTTTTGTGGAAAATGGCTCAGAGGAACGTGAGGGGGAATACTACTTTGACCCTGACAACCCCGACAGGCAGGCGCTGAGGAGACGGCGCCCCCCGCGTCAAGACAAGCCCCCGCGCTTCCGCCGCCTGCAGCAAGAACGCGAGCCCGGTTCCAATCAGTGGACAAGTGACGAATACATAAATGGTGACTTGGCAAACCCCTGGCCATGTCGCCCCAAAGGCAGTGGGGAAGACAACTGGCCCAGCGGCCCCTACACTGGAGGACGCAGCGGCCAGCACCCGCAGACAGAGGAATGGGAGACTGCATCGGACAACAGTGACTTCAGCGACTGGAGAGAGAAGCGCGGAGGGAGCGGTGGCGCACCTACGCAGGGACATGCCGACGTTCTCTCTGATTCGTGCCATGGTGAAGTGGGCTCCATTGAGAAGAGGGAGCTTTCCAAGCGAAGCTTCTCGAGCCAGAGGCCACTGATTGAACGCCAGAACAGGAAAGGAGAGTCCTCACTGCTGGAGACAAGTAAGATGACACGGGCACCCGACAACCCACAATCTGCTCCCTCAAACAGGAATGACACCTGGCAGAATGGAGGGACCTCTTGTAAGAG TAGGAGCCCAGAGGAGTCGGGCCCCATCTACATTATTGATCAGTCGGAGGAGCGGGAGCGGAATGAATCCACAGGAAAGAACTTTGACAAGCCAGGACCCATTAAACCGGACATAGTGGAGCCACTTCCCCAGTATGAGCTCCGTGCCTACCCAA TTGAGGAAGACGCTGGTGGACCTGTTTCGAATCCAGACGCTTACCAGGACAcattgtccaaaaaacaaagacgTCCACAGGAAGACGATAGGAGGAGGAAGGATCAAGGAGTTGCT GTGCCAGTGAAGAACAGGTCAGTTGCATCCAAGATACCGCCACGCTTTGCCAAGAAGCAGGGAGGCATGAGCATTGAACAACCAGAGGATACTCTTTCCTCAAGTAATTTGGGAACAGAAATTTGGGAGACCAACAGCTCTG CTCTTTCAGTGCAGTCCTCAGGGGGAGACTCGTGGACTAAACAGATGTCTTATACTGGCAGCGAGCCCAACTCTGAG GACTCAGACGCAGGTCCAGAGCAGAGCAAAGAGCAGCACAAACCAGGACCCATTGGAAACGAGCGTTCCCTGAAGCACCGTAAGGGCTCCGAGGCGGTGGATCGCCTGGAAGGTGGCCCCATCACGCCTGTCAATGGCGTGGATCTCCATGTGGACACCGTGCTCCCCGTGCCCCCCATTGAGTTTGGCGTCAGCGCAAAGGATTCCGACTTTAGCCTGCCCCCAGGTTCCACCCCAGTGCCTGTGTCCAACCCTGTCAACAAGCTTCAGGACCCCCTCACCGTCAAT ACTATCCCCATGCTGCGCTCCAATCACCTGCAGCCCAGCATTAACCTCAACCCCCTCTCCTTTCCAAGTACTGACCTCACCCTCAAG ATGGAGTCTGCTCGTAAGGCATGGGAAAACTCCCAGTCCCTTCCTGAGCAGGGCTCTCCCAGTGGAGGGACCTCGGGAGTGCCGCCTACGTGCAGTGTGGGCTCATCAAGCGGCGTCAGCTACAGCACTTTTGGAGGGGTCTCCATGCCTCCCATGCCTGTGGCCTCCGTAGCACCTTCCATGTCCATGCAAG GTAATCATATTCCCCCATTGTATTTGGATGGTCACGTTTTTCCTAGCCAGCCTCGCTTGGTTCCACCCACGATGACTCAGCAGCAGACCTACCAACAA GCAGCAGCCCAGCAGATTCCCATCTCATTGCATACGTCTCTTCAGGCTCAGTTGGGTCTTCGAGGAGGTCTGCCTGTGTCTCAGTCCCAGGAGATGTTCAACTCTATTCCCCCCTATAG GTCGCAGGTTTACATGCACCCCAACCTGTCGCAACCCAGCCCCATGGTGCTGTCTGGCGGAGCTCCGCTGAAGGGGCCCTACTCGCCATTCCCCGGCATGCAGCCCTCAGACATGGTCAAGTCCTCGTCAGGCTCGCACTATCAGCCCATGAACGGCAGCCAGCAGCTAGTCTACGACAGCCAGCTGAACCAGGGGCCCAGCATCGGATCATCACAGCTGATGGACTCTCAACTCATCCag gtcaCCATGCCCTTGCCTGCCTCTCAGCTGCGCTATGGCTCCGCCCAGCAACACCTCATCCTCCCTCAGTCCATTCAGCTGCAGCAAAGCCAGAATCTGTCAGTGGGAGGGCCGCGGCGGATGATTCCTCCTGGCTCGCAACCCGTCATGCCTGGTAGCAGAGAG GGCTCCCAGTTGGAAATGAAGGGTTTTCAGTTCTCTGACAAGCCCAGTCACTCACCAGGGATGCCTGGGGGTTCTTACAG GCCTGGATCTGCTAGCCCAAGTGGAAAGCCCTCTGGCCCCGGAGGCCCGGTTGGACCATTGCCCCCCCATCATTATACACAACAG GTCTCACCAGCTCAGGGCGGCTTGGTGATGCACATGCGTCCCACCACCAGTGGCCCCTTCCCCAGCCCCATCCAGAGACCAGTCATGCAAGTCAACAAACCCGTCATCATCCGCTCCCCCCTTTACCCCAATCCCGGCCGAGACCTCTCCCACTCTACCCCTCCCTCGGCCCCCGATCCCCCCATCAAGGGGCCCGAGGATGGCATGAAG AGTAAAAGCCTTCGAGAGGTgcgcaaagctgtgggtgaggGCAAGGTGCCAATAGGGGGCATCACCAGCCAGCTCCAGGAGCCCCTCGCCTCCACTGGGCACATCAAACCGCCGCGCACAGGCACCATCAAACCCCAGGGGGTGAAAGTGGAAGAGGGCAAGGCGTAG